The Primulina huaijiensis isolate GDHJ02 unplaced genomic scaffold, ASM1229523v2 scaffold21977, whole genome shotgun sequence genome includes a region encoding these proteins:
- the LOC140967015 gene encoding germin-like protein subfamily 1 member 14 — translation MAIRFFQGFLLVTLICSLAYASDPSPLQDFCVAVDDAKASVFVNGKICKNPNKVSADDFYFSGLNKPGDTSNRVGSSVTPVNVNQIPGLNTLGISLVRVDYAPYGLNPPHTHPRATEILVVTEGSLFVGFVTSNPANPDQKNKRFTKTLHPGDVFVFPEGLIHFQFNTGKTKAVAFAGLSSQNPGVITIANAVFGSEPPISIDVLTKAFQVDKNVIKNLQG, via the exons ATGGCCATTCGTTTCTTTCAAGGCTTTTTGTTAGTAACTTTGATATGTTCATTGGCGTATGCATCTGATCCTAGTCCTCTTCAAGACTTTTGTGTCGCTGTCGATGATGCAAAGGCTTCTG TGTTTGTGAATGGGAAGATTTGCAAGAACCCAAATAAGGTTTCGGCAGATGATTTCTATTTCAGTGGTCTGAACAAGCCTGGAGACACATCAAATCGAGTGGGCTCAAGTGTTACTCCGGTTAATGTAAACCAAATACCTGGACTCAACACTTTGGGCATTTCTTTGGTTCGAGTTGATTATGCACCATATGGGCTCAACCCTCCTCACACGCATCCTCGTGCCACTGAAATTCTTGTCGTAACCGAAGGAAGTCTATTCGTTGGGTTTGTGACTTCGAATCCTGCAAATCCCGACCAGAAGAACAAGCGTTTTACCAAGACATTGCATCCAGGAGATGTGTTTGTGTTCCCTGAAGGCCTAATTCATTTTCAATTCAATACCGGAAAAACCAAGGCTGTTGCATTTGCCGGGTTAAGTAGTCAGAATCCCGGAGTCATCACCATTGCAAATGCTGTTTTTGGCTCTGAACCACCAATTTCCATCGATGTTCTTACGAAGGCGTTCCAAGTTGACAAGAACGTGATAAAAAATCTTCAAGGATAG